The following are from one region of the Magallana gigas chromosome 6, xbMagGiga1.1, whole genome shotgun sequence genome:
- the LOC105336841 gene encoding zinc finger protein Xfin, translating into MSIVRTTCLHCSATLTAGHSRSQPTDIVWNNALSALFSRDSAYHNADKEFFCNRCRTAILEAFKRQEASVKSISDLAALAKTHDVASNLLSQNVLSSTLKDAEQEWFLVSFNQKEGSLLWQGSRTGKTFINSHDSIARSFFQYCSETNKVGTPGKRNIDQDNRSNMDDSCESNDIEESDGLLWNCCVCNASFASKRVLLHHIRTTHRLKGEDAEIVAKRKFIPDVDDLPSTKKKRIDEEKDTVGNVRKDDQMHWKCLDCGNIYVHKNSAKIHLKKDHNISLAESLGHLIEVTREELGHVVNTEENGGLYKCKKCWKDYLLKSSVVRHLKADHHVSRLNVHNFIDYPSPQAGKLNNDAPALDKRSMIKRKPAEKTWKCKVCQVSFKDQKSIEDHMSSVHAMRISKSRAYMEVPVSDNEDEIQDYTDESDASEPPNITQNNDEEYQGETGSNFTKIRQWGCRKCGTQFCHKKDALRHLRVRHELSENDRYEFLKKLDKNMPELERETSDLPKSSKNWQSSLSGENYSNKSEMNRHIETCHKTAFNRGEQVKSAKSSFTQGNSQDEVITIESNDEEETNIAENNVTVYAKEGAIWGCQRCKKTFIKKSKVTDHMRMYHNLSLIEAGEAGKDILIQSQNGKDIQWRTDVEEEVFVDVETAENKPQKEWFCKLCNKSYFRRSDGARHCRTTHDVSYDEGKLLVVHISELPESRSSKAEEKATNQSEGNEENEKQQPWKCLKCSQQFHSKPDIQRHLTDIHFIADQDHEFFIERNKDFIRKWMCSKCGQRFYHRFDTSRHINLTHDIVWEKAKDFVQFIDDCDSSFLEAQDKDESKPYVCLICRKLFCAKKQLMIHLQKFHKAKIDADNIAKHVLSFRKVHSRNWDCISPEAADNKNHVPLSLLSSYMVEEDTEARIEDSFNLDDVEVKILKGDGSYTEETWAKIIGTSYESASNKSTSYRPKKDIENKRFICMLCNLRYYKMKEAQRHMFLKHKISYIEAVNYINENKAVVFNQDAEGPSERTPKRRKIREEGGHLFYCTLCMKAAIHFQSSQQHITNYHKEKKENVCKKICRSQNVDVFKLGNEDKMNFVCVLCCVTFRSRIDGFKHIAKEHTQVPQDEISEFLFTKEDKMKTCVVKFNKSNGVVRVFSVMTEDILNDVKFSEISTIREEEGSEDEEEKKKAMKMEKEDGKDVVMDYENVEDSLAILLMNMSNPESFQKFSYNEFYYIFSIPAKSQKNVPFSIVSHISCPNCPRQFIDQKALHKHLLSCCVPKQNTWECLNCRKSFKSVGSLVNHIQKQYNLQGTDVLNFMRSREIVIAPENGVEILVDGRSEQDIKSLFNIKKSEENVENDDENEESNQSTDEGDTRKQCFVCGYKCSDRKALFKHCEEAHSITGHNNRFTECIKCMTYFKSRMDIMDHLHSVHGIKCPKLYEKSHVCVLCEEKFSDNVQLAKHVRTHGNRFTCKHCTKRFESYSKMATHLKIHSEKFPRKPMNCIICNLSVPGESYLGHLIVHYDRKYGPWKCLVCEKDFNLRRNLKEHLKGEHQISICEKCGKTFNCMYTLKQHEAVHRSKVKCTLCNKQFDNKIELAIHKRIHVKYWICHICGRNLPNQNALSGHLKAHKEKKALTSIQKSEKYCQICNRNFSSYEMYQKHQAIHKGDRLHCCQYCGKKYSYLGSLKLHFRTNHPEHKPYKCVVCGKTFSTYHQRFLHMREHKDYRDPIRPFKCSFCPGRFKHKMSLQRHERLKHFNESLIGFRCEKCNKEFTNGQQLLRHAMFCEPVLTEHSGGVGSSVMVENESTGLEVVAEETVALETSGRRSEDPGGPQSVQVHTINIGSEVLSFSCSDQEELILEVPEGMLVETDNGYQIIVSEGS; encoded by the exons ATGTCCATTGTGAGGACCACATGTCTTCACTGCAGCGCCACCCTGACAGCTGGCCATTCTAGATCCCAGCCTACAGACATAGTGTGGAACAATGCACTCTCCGCTCTGTTTTCCAGGGACAGTGCCTACCACAATGCTGATAAAGAATTCTTCTGTAATAG GTGCAGGACAGCCATTCTTGAAGCCTTTAAACGACAGGAGGCATCTGTGAAGTCTATCAGTGATTTAGCAGCATTAGCTAAAACGCATGACGTGGCATCCAATCTTCTGTCTCAAAATGTCCTTTCATCAACACTGAAG GATGCTGAACAGGAATGGTTTTTGGTGAGCTTTAACCAGAAAGAGGGCTCTCTTCTTTGGCAAGGCTCTCGGACAGGGAAGACCTTCATCAATAGTCACGACTCCATTGCACGCTCCTTCTTCCAATACTGCTCAG aaacCAATAAAGTTGGCACTCCCGGTAAAAGAAACATTGACCAGGACAATAGATCAAATATGGATGACTCATGTGAGTCTAATGATATAGAGGAAAGTGATGGTTTATTATGGAATTGCTGTGTTTGTAATGCTTCATTTGCAAGCAAAAGAGTGTTGCTACATCATATTCGAACAACACACAGGCTGAAGGGAGAAGATGCAGAGATTGTGGCGAAGAGGAAATTCATCCCTGATGTTGATGATTTACCCAGCACAAAGAAAAAGAGAATTGATGAGGAGAAAGATACTGTGGGGAATGTGAGAAAAGATGATCAGATGCATTGGAAATGTTTAGACTGTGGGAACATTTATGTGCACAAAAACAGTgctaaaatacatttaaagaaaGACCACAATATAAGCTTGGCAGAGTCTTTAGGTCACCTTATTGAGGTAACTAGGGAGGAACTGGGTCATGTTGTCAATACAGAGGAAAATGGAGGTCTTTACAAGTGTAAGAAATGTTGGAAAGACTACTTACTGAAGTCATCTGTTGTCAGACACTTAAAAGCAGACCATCATGTCTCACGGTTAAACGTTCACAATTTCATAGATTACCCATCTCCTCAAGCaggcaaattaaataatgatgCACCCGCTCTTGACAAGAGATCCATGATCAAGAGAAAACCTGCAGAGAAAACTTGGAAATGTAAGGTATGTCAAGTTTCATTTAAAGATCAAAAGTCCATTGAGGACCACATGTCTAGTGTTCATGCAATGAGGATCAGCAAGTCAAGAGCTTATATGGAGGTCCCAGTATCAGACAATGAAGATGAAATTCAGGACTATACAGATGAAAGCGATGCCTCTGAACCTCCTAACATTACCCAAAATAATGATGAAGAATATCAAGGTGAGACTGGatctaattttacaaaaatccgACAGTGGGGATGCAGAAAATGTGGTACTCAATTTTGTCACAAGAAAGATGCTCTTAGACATCTTCGAGTTCGTCATGAATTGTCTGAGAATGATCGATATGAGTTTTTGAAAAAGCTTGATAAAAATATGCCTGAGTTAGAGAGAGAAACATCAGACTTACCTAAAAGTAGCAAAAATTGGCAAAGCTCTTTAAGTGGGGAAAACTATAGCAACAAGTCAGAGATGAATAGGCACATTGAAACTTGTCATAAAACAGCATTTAACAGAGGAGAACAGGTCAAATCTGCAAAGTCATCATTCACTCAGGGAAACAGTCAAGATGAGGTCATAACAATAGAGTCAAATGATGAAGAAGAGACTAACATAGCAGAGAATAATGTTACAGTGTATGCTAAGGAGGGAGCAATATGGGGTTGTCAGAGGTGTAAGAAGACCTTCATCAAGAAGTCCAAGGTCACTGATCACATGAGGATGTATCATAACTTATCCCTCATAGAGGCAGGAGAAGCTGGGAAAGACATTTTGATTCAAAGTCAAAATGGTAAGGATATTCAATGGAGGACTGATGTGGAGGAAGAAGTGTTTGTTGATGTTGAAACTGCTGAGAATAAACCCCAGAAAGAATGGTTCTGCAAGCTTTGTAATAAGAGTTACTTTCGTCGGTCCGATGGTGCGAGACATTGTAGAACTACCCATGATGTTTCTTATGATGAGGGCAAACTTTTGGTTGTACATATATCTGAACTACCTGAAAGCAGGTCAAGCAAAGCTGAGGAAAAAGCCACCAACCAGAGTGAAGGGAATGAAGAGAATGAAAAACAACAACCTTGGAAATGTTTGAAGTGCAGCCAGCAGTTTCATAGCAAACCTGATATTCAACGTCATTTGACAGATATACACTTTATTGCTGACCAAGATCATGAGTTTTTCATTGAAAGGAATAAAGACTTTATCAGAAAATGGATGTGTAGTAAATGTGGGCAAAGATTTTATCATCGTTTTGACACCTCTAGGCACATTAATTTAACACATGACATTGTGTGGGAAAAAGCAAAGGATTTTGTTCAGTTCATTGATGACTGTGATTCAAGCTTCCTGGAAGCTCAAGACAAAGATGAATCCAAACCATATGTGTGTTTAATTTGTAGAAAACTCTTCTGTGCAAAGAAGCAATTGATGATCCATTTGCAGAAATTTCACAAAGCCAAGATTGATGCTGATAATATTGCAAAGCATGTTTTAAGTTTTCGTAAAGTCCATTCCAGAAACTGGGATTGCATATCCCCAGAGGCTGCTGACAATAAAAATCATGTACCATTGTCACTTCTTAGTTCGTATATGGTGGAAGAAGATACAGAGGCCAGAATAGAGGATTCATTTAATTTAGATGATGTAGAAGTGAAAATATTGAAAGGAGATGGATCATACACTGAAGAAACCTGGGCAAAGATAATAGGAACTAGCTATGAGAGTGCCAGCAACAAGTCTACCTCATACCGACCAAAGAAAGACATAGAAAACAAAAGGTTTATCTGCATGCTCTGTAATCTTAGGTACTACAAGATGAAAGAGGCTCAGAGGCATATGTTTTTGAAGCACAAGATTTCCTACATCGAAGCTGTTAATTACATAAATGAGAACAAAGCTGTGGTGTTCAATCAAGATGCTGAAGGGCCCAGTGAGAGGACTCCAAAACGAAGAAAAATCAGAGAAGAAGGGGGACATCTATTTTATTGTACACTTTGTATGAAAGCAGCCATTCATTTTCAGTCCAGTCAACAACACATAACCAATTACCACAAGGAGAAGAAAGAAAATGTCTGCAAGAAGATCTGTAGGTCTCAGAATGTGGATGTATTCAAGTTAGGAAATGAGGACAAAATGAACTTTGTTTGTGTGCTCTGCTGTGTGACATTTAGAAGCAGAATTGATGGTTTCAAGCACATAGCAAAGGAGCACACTCAAGTTCCTCAAGATGAGATCTCTGAGTTCTTATTCACCAAGGAAGACAAGATGAAAACCTGTGTGGTAAAGTTCAACAAGTCCAATGGAGTGGTTAGGGTCTTCAGTGTTATGACTGAGGACATCTtaaatgatgttaaattttcCGAGATCAGCACCATCAGAGAAGAAGAAGGATCAGAGGACGAGGAGGAGAAAAAGAAAGCAATGAAGATGGAAAAAGAAGATGGTAAAGATGTTGTCATGGATTATGAGAATGTAGAAGATTCATTGGCGATCCTTTTGATGAACATGAGTAATCCTGAGAGTTTTCAGAAGTTTTCTTACAATGAATTTTACTACATCTTCTCTATACCTGCAAAATCACAGAAAAATGTACCATTTAGTATTGTTAGCCACATTTCTTGTCCAAACTGCCCAAGACAGTTCATTGATCAAAAAGCTCTTCATAAACACCTGCTCTCCTGTTGTGTCCCAAAACAAAATACCTGGGAATGCCTGAATTGCAGGAAAAGTTTCAAATCTGTTGGATCTTTGGTAAATCATATTCAGAAGCAGTACAACCTTCAAGGTACAGATGTGTTGAATTTTATGCGTTCAAGAGAAATTGTCATTGCACCAGAGAATGGAGTTGAGATACTTGTTGATGGCAGAAGTGAACAAGATATAAAGTCTTTGTTCAACATCAAAAAATCAGAGGAGAATGTGgaaaatgatgatgaaaatgaagAATCCAATCAGTCTACAGATGAGGGAGATACAAGAAAACAGTGCTTTGTTTGTGGATATAAATGTAGTGACCGAAAAGCTTTGTTTAAACATTGTGAAGAGGCCCACTCCATTACAGGTCATAACAACAGGTTCACAGAATGCATAAAGTGCATGACTTATTTCAAGTCACGCATGGACATCATGGATCATCTTCATAGTGTCCATGGCATTAAGTGTCCAAAGCTGTATGAGAAAAGCCATGTGTGCGTCCTTTGTGAGGAAAAGTTCAGTGACAATGTGCAGCTGGCTAAGCATGTCAGGACACATGGAAATAGGTTCACTTGCAAACACTGTACCAAGAGGTTTGAAAGCTATTCAAAAATGGCAACACATTTAAAAATCCATTCAGAGAAATTTCCAAGAAAACCAATGAACTGTATCATTTGTAACTTATCTGTGCCTGGAGAGTCTTATCTCGGACATCTTATTGTTCACTATGATAGGAAATATGGACCATGGAAATGCCTTGTGTGTGAAAAAGACTTTAACCTTAGAAGAAATTTAAAAGAACACCTTAAAGGAGAACATCAGATCTCCATATGTGAGAAGTGTGGCAAAACCTTTAACTGTATGTACACTCTAAAGCAACATGAGGCTGTGCATAGGAGCAAAGTGAAATGTACCTTGTGTAACAAGCAATTTGATAATAAGATTGAACTTGCCATTCATAAGAGAATCCATGTAAAGTACTGGATTTGCCATATTTGTGGGAGAAATCTCCCTAATCAGAACGCCTTGAGTGGCCACTTAAAAGCTCACAAGGAGAAAAAGGCCTTGACATCAATTCAGAAGTCagaaaaatattgtcaaatctGCAACAGAAACTTCAGCAGCTATGAGATGTATCAGAAGCATCAAGCTATTCATAAAGGAGACAGACTCCATTGTTGTCAATACTGTGGGAAGAAGTACTCCTACCTTGGCTCCCTGAAACTTCACTTCCGCACAAACCATCCAGAACACAAGCCCTATAAATGCGTGGTTTGTGGAAAGACATTTTCCACGTATCATCAGAGGTTTCTTCACATGCGAGAGCACAAAGACTACAGGGATCCGATTCGACCATTCAAATGCTCCTTCTGTCCTGGCCGATTCAAGCACAAAATGAGCCTGCAACGCCACGAAAGACTCAAACATTTTAATGAGTCCCTGATTGGCTTTAGATGTGAGAAATGCAACAAAGAGTTCACCAATGGACAACAATTACTGAGACATGCCATGTTTTGTGAGCCAGTCCTCACTGAACATTCAGGCGGAGTGGGAAGCAGTGTGATGGTGGAGAATGAGAGCACAGGTTTAGAGGTTGTGGCTGAGGAGACGGTGGCCCTGGAGACCTCTGGAAGGAGGTCAGAAGACCCAGGGGGACCTCAGTCTGTACAGGTCCACACCATCAACATTGGCTCCGAGGTCCTGTCCTTCTCCTGCAGTGACCAGGAGGAACTGATCCTTGAGGTACCCGAAGGGATGTTGGTGGAGACAGATAATGGGTACCAGATCATTGTGTCGGAAGGAAGTTGA